A window of Actinomadura viridis genomic DNA:
AGCCCCGGCCCGGAATGATCGGGATCTCCCCGCGGGTGAAGGCCTTGAGGTCCAGGCCGGCGCAGAAGGTGCCGCCCGCGCCGGTCAGGATCGCGACGGCCAGATCCCCGCGCGCGTCGAACTCGTCGATCGCGGCCGCGATGCCCCGGGCCACGTCGAGATCGACGGCGTTGCGGGCCTCCGGGCGGTCGATCGTGATGACGGCGGTCCCGCCGTCGCATTCGAACGTCACACTCATCGTCTGCTCCTTGTTCTGGTGGCCTCAGCGTGTTCTGGTGAGCAGCGGCCAGAGTCCGCCGGTGCCCGCGGACACCGCGCGCCGCCCGAGGATCTCCGACCACGCGTCCTCGTTGCCCGACTCGTCCCGCCAGGCCCACAACCGGGTGGTGCTGTGGCGCAGCGCGTGCTCCTCGGTGAAGCCGATCGCGCCGTGGATCTGGTGCGCGAGCGAGGCGACCACTCCGGCCGTCTCACCCGCGACGACCTTGGCGGCGGCGACCGCCAAGTCCGCGTCGCCCCGGGGGGCGAAGGCGAGTGCCGCGGACTCGACGGCCACCTTGGCCAGCAGCACCTCGCCCGCCATCGCGGCCAGGTGTTGCTGGACGGCCTGGAACCGCCCGATCGGCCTGCCGAACTGCTCGCGCTCACCCGCGTAGGCGACGGACAGTTCGAGGGCCCGGCGGGCGGCGCCGGCCATGAGGCCCGCGCGGGCGAGCGCCGCGCGACTGCGGAACGCCTGCACGGAGACCGGCGAGCCCGCGGGGAGCCCGTGGACCTGGGACGCGGGGACGACGGCGTCGACGTGCAGGTCGTCGCGGGGCTCGCCGGCGAGGTTCGTTCCCCGCGTCAGCGTGAACCCGCCGCGCTCCAGCACGATCACCTGGTCGTTATCGAGGACGGTGAGCCGGTGGGCGTGCCGGGCCCAGGGCACGCGGGCGATCGTCCCGCGCACGGACAGGCCGCCGTCCTCCCGGCGGGTCCGCAGTCCGGGGCCCGCGATCGCGGCGGTCATCGGGCCGGACGGCACCGCGGCGCCGCAAGTGGCGATGAGCCACCCGGCCAGCAGCGCGGTCTCGGCGAGCGGGACGCCCGCCGAGTACTCGCCCAGTACCTCCAGCACGGCCACGGCGGCGGTGATGTCGCCGCCGGAGCCGCCCTGCTCCTCCGGCACCGCCACGGTGGTTATACCGATCTGCTCCAGCGCCGCCCACAGCCCGGCGTTCCAACCGCCGTCGGCGCAGGCCGTCACCGCGCCCGTGCCGCTCCGCTCGGCGCACGCGTCGCGCACGGTGGCCACGAGCGCCGCGATCGTCTCGTTCATCGCACTCCCAGTTCCTTGGCGACGACGCCGCGCAAGATCTCGTTGGTGCCGCCCCGCAGCGTGAATCCGGGACCGTGCAGGATCGACTCGGCCAGCAGCCGGGGCAGCCGCCGGTCGGAGCCGGGGTCGGGGACGACCCGGCTCAGCAGCCGGACGGTGTCGGTGACGACACTCTCGAACCGGGTCCCGAGATCCTTGATCGCCGCCGCCTCGACGGCCGGTGCGGCGCCGGCGTCCAGCCGGCCGGCGACCGCGAGGGACGCCTGGCGCAGCGCCCACAGCCGCGCGACCAGCGTGCCGACGCGTGCCGCGCCCGCCTGATCGCCGCGCTCGGCCAGATCATCCATGGCGGCGGCCAGCAGGGGAAAGGTCGACAGGATACGCTCCGGGCCGCTGCGTTCCATCGCCAGCTCGCCGGTGACCTGGTGCCATCCTGATCCGGGCTCCCCGAGCACGCGGGCGTCGGGGACGAACACGTCGTCGAGGACGACCTCGTTGAAGTGGTGCTCGCCGGTGAGCAGCAGGATCGGCCGGATGCGCACGGCGGGATCGGGCAGCTCGACGATGAACTGGGTCAGCCCTGCGTGCCGGTCGGCGGTCCGGGGCTCGGTGCGGGCGAGGACGATCATGGCATGCGCCCGGTGCGCGCCGCTCGTCCAGACCTTCGTCCCGCTGAGCCGCCAGCCGCCGTCCGCCCGCGTGCCGCGGGCGCGCACCGACGCGAGGTCGGAGCCGGTGTCGGGTTCGCTCATGGCGGCGGCGAAGAAGCACTCGCCGCGGGCGATCCTGGGGAGGAACGCTTGTTTCTGCTCCTCGGTCCCGAACCTCAGCAGCCCGGGGCCGGTCTGCCGGTCGGCGATCCAGTGCGCGGCGACCGGCGCTCCCGCGGCGAGCAGTTCCTCGGTGAGGACGAACCGTGCCAGCGCACCGGCCGCCGAACCGCCATATCGCTCAGGGAACGCCATGCCGATCCAGCCGCGCTCGCCCAGCCTGCGGCTGAACCCGGGATCCCAGCCCCCGAGCCACTGGTCGCAGCGCGACGCGATCCGGCCTGCGGCCAGCTCGCCGGCCAGGAACGCCCGCACGTTCGTTCGCAGGGCTTCGAGCTCCGCCGGAAGCGCGACGGGCTCAAGACTCCAGAGATCCATGTCGGTCCAGTCTCCTCGGCGGTGCTCAGCCCAGTGCCCAGCGGCCGGTGTAGGCGGGTGGCTCGGTCTTCTCAAGGAAGGCGCGGAACGCGGCCGGGACGTCCTCGGTGGCGAGGTTCACCATCTGCGCGCGCGTCTCGTTGTCGATCGCCTCGCGCAGCGTCTGGGCGGCGCCCTGATGCAGCAGCGCCTTCGACTGGGCGAGCGCGACCGGCGGGAGCGCGGCGAGCCGGCCGGCCAGCTCGGTGACGAAGCCCGCCAGCTCGTCCTCCGGCTTGACCCAGGTCACCAGCCCGAGCTCCCTGGCCTCCGCGGCGCCGATCATCTCGGCGAGCATCGTCAGCCGTTTGGCCTGCTGGAGACCGGCGAGCCTGGGCAGTATCCAGGAGCCGCCGAAGTCGATCGACAGGCCGCGCCTGGCGAAGATCTGGGAGAACCGGGCGCACGGTGAGGCGACGACGAAGTCGCAGGCCAGCGCGAGGTTCCAGCCGGCTCCCGCCGCGATCCCCTCGACCTGGGCGATCACCGGCTTCGGGAGTTCGCTCAACGCGGCCGCGATGGCGCCGACCCGGCGCATCCGCGCGGCGGGGTGCTCGTCGCGGGACTGGCCGCCCAGGTCGGCGCCCGCGCAGAAGTTCCCACCTGCGCCGGTCACGACGACGGCCCGGACCGCGTCGTCGGCGGCCAGGTCGTCCAGCGTGGCGGCGAGCAGGCGCCAGCCCGCGTCGTCGATGGCGTTCTTGCGGGAGGGCCGGTTCAGGGTGAGGGTGGCGATCGCGCCGTTCCGGTCGACGATCAGCGGGCTACGCGTGGTCGACGGGCTTGCCTCTGCGGTCATGGTCTGCCTTCCTCCGGCTAGCGTCCCTCGAACACGGGTGCGCGACGGCCGCGGAACGCGGCCATCGCCTCGGCGGAGTCGTGCGTGCTGTGTACGACGGCCATGTGCGAGGAGATCAGGTCGAGCGCGGTCCTGACGTCGGCGCGCGCCGACTGGTAGGCCGCCCTTTTGATCATCCGCACGTTGATCGGCGGCTGGTCCGCGAGCCTGCGCGCGTACCGCCGCCACGCCTCCGCGAAGTCCTCCTCGGCGTAGACGTGGTCGGCGATGCCGATGCGGCGGGCTTCGTCGGCGTCCACGAAGTCCCCGGTCCACAGGAGTTCGAGCGCCTTGGCCATCCCGACCAGCCGGGGCAGGTAGTAGCAGCCGCCGTCGCCGGGCACGAGCCCGACCCGGATGTAGCCCTCGGACAGCCGGGCCGACCGGGCCAGCAACCGGATGTCGCACATCAGCGCCATGTCCATTCCGGCGCCGACGGCGATCCCGTTCACGGCCGCGATCAGGGGCTTGTCCAGCTCCTCGACGGCGTGGGCGACCCGGTGGATGCGGTCGGTGAGCAGGGACTTGACCGCGAGGGGGCCGCTGGCCGCCGCGTCGAACGCGTCGAGATCGATGCCGGAGCAGAAGGCGTCGCCGGCGCCGGTGACGACGACGACCCGGACGAGCGGGTCCGTCTGCGCCGAGCGCAGCGCCTCGCCCCACCGATCGATCATGTCGAGGGTGAACGCGTTCTTCACATGCGGCCGGTTCAGCAGGATGGTGCCGATGCCGTCCTGAACGGAGTATTCCAGGTCTGTCACTGTCGGGTCCCCTCAGCGCTACTTGGCAAATCCCATACTACCACGTAGGTTATTTTGGGTTGGCGGCCCCCGCCGCGCCGTGCGGCGGGGGAGCTGGACGCGGAGGAGGATTCGGATGGACTACTCGGGTTTGGCGCCCGGCCTGCTGGTGGAGGCGGACGGACCCCTGCGGATCGTCACGATGAACCGGCCCGACGAGCTCAACTCGTTCGACGACGCGCTGCATGTCGGGATGCGGCGGGTGTGGGACCTGCTCGTCGACGACGAGGGCGCGCGCGCCGTAGTGCTCACCGGCGCGGGACGGGTGTTCAGCGCCGGGGGACACGTCCCGAACTTCATCCGGAACCACCATGACCTGGCGGCGCGGCGCCGCGACATCCGGGAGGGCGAGCGGCTGGCCCGGGCGATGCTGTCGTGCGAGCTTCCGGTGGTCGCGGCGGTGAACGGCCCGGCGGTCGGGCTGGGGTGCAGCCTGGCCACTATGTCCGACTTCGTGGTCATGTCCGAGGACGCGTTCATGAGCGACCCGCATGTGAGCATCGGGCTGGTCGCCGGCGACGGCGGCGCGGTCACCTGGCCGTGGCTGACGAGCATGCTCACCGCCAAGGAGTTCCTGCTGCTCGGTGACCGGATCCCGGCCGCCGAGGCCGCGCGGGCCGGGCTGTGCAACCGGGTGGTGCCCGCCGCCGAGGTGCTGGAGACCGCGAAGGCGATCGCGCGCCGGTTCGCCGCGCTGCCGGCCCAGTCGGTGCGCGACACCAAGCGGGCCCTCAACATGCACCTGCTCGACTCGGCGAACACCGTGCTCAACTTCGCCCTCGCCGCCGAGTACGAGTCCTTCGGCACCGAGGACATCAAGACCCGGGTCGCCGAGTTCCTCGCCAAGGGCGGCGGTAAGACTGGCAGCACACCGGCACCCAGGTGAAACGCATGACCGCACGGGATCCGGACGAGCTGGACCGTGCCAACGAACGCCACGGGAGACCCTGATGGACATCACGGCGACCGACCGACTCCTCTCCACCACGCGCGCCGTCCGCCGCCGGCTCGACCTCGAACGGCCGGTCGGGCGCGAGGTGATCCTCGAGTGCCTGCGGCTCGCGGTGCAGGCGCCCACGGGCGGCAACAGCCAGGCGTGGCGCTGGCTGGTCGTGGACGACCCCGAGGTGCGCGCCGCCGTGGCGGACCTCTACACGCCCCGCACCCTGGCGATCATCGACCGGCGGTATCCGCACATCCGGGATCCGCAGACCAGGCGCGTCTACGACAGCGCCCGGTATCTGGCGACGGTCCTCGCGCGGGTCCCGGTGCTGATCGTGCCGTGCGTCGAGGGACGGCCCGACGATCCCGGTGCGGCACCTCCCGCCGCGTTCTACGGCTCGATCTTCCCGGCGATCTGGAATCTGCAGCTCGCG
This region includes:
- a CDS encoding acyl-CoA dehydrogenase family protein, with translation MNETIAALVATVRDACAERSGTGAVTACADGGWNAGLWAALEQIGITTVAVPEEQGGSGGDITAAVAVLEVLGEYSAGVPLAETALLAGWLIATCGAAVPSGPMTAAIAGPGLRTRREDGGLSVRGTIARVPWARHAHRLTVLDNDQVIVLERGGFTLTRGTNLAGEPRDDLHVDAVVPASQVHGLPAGSPVSVQAFRSRAALARAGLMAGAARRALELSVAYAGEREQFGRPIGRFQAVQQHLAAMAGEVLLAKVAVESAALAFAPRGDADLAVAAAKVVAGETAGVVASLAHQIHGAIGFTEEHALRHSTTRLWAWRDESGNEDAWSEILGRRAVSAGTGGLWPLLTRTR
- a CDS encoding acyl-CoA dehydrogenase family protein; the encoded protein is MDLWSLEPVALPAELEALRTNVRAFLAGELAAGRIASRCDQWLGGWDPGFSRRLGERGWIGMAFPERYGGSAAGALARFVLTEELLAAGAPVAAHWIADRQTGPGLLRFGTEEQKQAFLPRIARGECFFAAAMSEPDTGSDLASVRARGTRADGGWRLSGTKVWTSGAHRAHAMIVLARTEPRTADRHAGLTQFIVELPDPAVRIRPILLLTGEHHFNEVVLDDVFVPDARVLGEPGSGWHQVTGELAMERSGPERILSTFPLLAAAMDDLAERGDQAGAARVGTLVARLWALRQASLAVAGRLDAGAAPAVEAAAIKDLGTRFESVVTDTVRLLSRVVPDPGSDRRLPRLLAESILHGPGFTLRGGTNEILRGVVAKELGVR
- a CDS encoding enoyl-CoA hydratase/isomerase family protein, coding for MTAEASPSTTRSPLIVDRNGAIATLTLNRPSRKNAIDDAGWRLLAATLDDLAADDAVRAVVVTGAGGNFCAGADLGGQSRDEHPAARMRRVGAIAAALSELPKPVIAQVEGIAAGAGWNLALACDFVVASPCARFSQIFARRGLSIDFGGSWILPRLAGLQQAKRLTMLAEMIGAAEARELGLVTWVKPEDELAGFVTELAGRLAALPPVALAQSKALLHQGAAQTLREAIDNETRAQMVNLATEDVPAAFRAFLEKTEPPAYTGRWALG
- a CDS encoding enoyl-CoA hydratase/isomerase family protein is translated as MTDLEYSVQDGIGTILLNRPHVKNAFTLDMIDRWGEALRSAQTDPLVRVVVVTGAGDAFCSGIDLDAFDAAASGPLAVKSLLTDRIHRVAHAVEELDKPLIAAVNGIAVGAGMDMALMCDIRLLARSARLSEGYIRVGLVPGDGGCYYLPRLVGMAKALELLWTGDFVDADEARRIGIADHVYAEEDFAEAWRRYARRLADQPPINVRMIKRAAYQSARADVRTALDLISSHMAVVHSTHDSAEAMAAFRGRRAPVFEGR
- a CDS encoding enoyl-CoA hydratase/isomerase family protein: MDYSGLAPGLLVEADGPLRIVTMNRPDELNSFDDALHVGMRRVWDLLVDDEGARAVVLTGAGRVFSAGGHVPNFIRNHHDLAARRRDIREGERLARAMLSCELPVVAAVNGPAVGLGCSLATMSDFVVMSEDAFMSDPHVSIGLVAGDGGAVTWPWLTSMLTAKEFLLLGDRIPAAEAARAGLCNRVVPAAEVLETAKAIARRFAALPAQSVRDTKRALNMHLLDSANTVLNFALAAEYESFGTEDIKTRVAEFLAKGGGKTGSTPAPR
- a CDS encoding nitroreductase family protein yields the protein MDITATDRLLSTTRAVRRRLDLERPVGREVILECLRLAVQAPTGGNSQAWRWLVVDDPEVRAAVADLYTPRTLAIIDRRYPHIRDPQTRRVYDSARYLATVLARVPVLIVPCVEGRPDDPGAAPPAAFYGSIFPAIWNLQLALRSRRMGSVLTTPFTGGDERRYAEVLKLPGTMTPIALLPVAYTIGDEFKPAARPPIETITRWNHWTEGR